A genome region from Microplitis mediator isolate UGA2020A chromosome 4, iyMicMedi2.1, whole genome shotgun sequence includes the following:
- the LOC130666885 gene encoding ras-like protein rasG, producing the protein MNICGDLNKLNHNDDNKKNESTSNSQQQQNGGGDDKRQDLPLSLDVIQFNTRCVQPRIYKIVVLGDGGVGKSAVTLQFVTHSFLDYHDPTIEDSYRQQAVIDGEAALLDILDTAGQIEFTAMRDQYMRCGEGFMICYSVTDRHSFQEVPEYRKLISRVRVNEEYIPLVLVGNKFDLQSQRKVTTEEGKVLAHQLGCPFFETSAALRQFIDDAFYSLVRQIRLKERNQGNDDTTRAHKKHSSHSRWRRLRSIFAFIFRRKNRNIQKP; encoded by the exons ATGAACATATGTGgagatttgaataaattaaaccacaatgacgacaataaaaaaaatgaatcaacaAGTAATAGTCAGCAGCAGCAGAATGGAGGAGGCGATGATAAAAGACAGGATTTACCACTTTCTCTGGATGTCATTCAGTTTAATACACGTTGTGTGCAAcctagaatttataaaattgttgtaCTTGGTGATGGAGGCGTTGGAAAGTCAG ctgTCACACTTCAATTTGTAACTCACAGCTTCCTAGACTACCATGACCCCACTATTG AGGACTCGTATAGACAACAAGCAGTAATTGATGGCGAGGCAGCTCTTTTAGATATTTTAGACACTGCTGGTCAG ATTGAATTTACAGCGATGAGGGATCAATATATGAGATGTGGCGAAGGTTTTATGATATGCTATTCAGTAACAGATAGACATAGTTTCCAAGAAGTACCTGAATACCGTAAATTAATATCACGTGTTCGTGTTAATGAAGAATATATTCCTTTAGTATTGGTTGGTAACAAATTTGATTTGCAATCACAACGCaag gTAACGACCGAAGAAGGTAAAGTATTAGCACATCAGTTAGGATGTCCGTTTTTCGAGACATCAGCAGCACTTCGGCAATTTATTGATGATGCTTTTTATTCCCTTGTACGGCAAATACGTTTGAAAGAACGTAATCAAGGCAATGATGATACAACACGTGCACACAAAAAACATTCCTCGCACAGTCGATGGAGAAGACTGCGTTCTATTTTCGCTTTTATTTTCCgcagaaaaaatagaaatatacaaaaaccatag